A single Brevundimonas sp. M20 DNA region contains:
- a CDS encoding sialidase family protein: MTDGKRGFTRREAAAFAAATPLLAGAAPPEAPAAYRWRNVKVGAGGFIPGIVFSRVERDLAYARSDMGGAYRWDSGQSRWLPLQDDTPIPNDYGVESIAPDPVDANVVHAAVGVSRHAPAAMLRSEDRGTTWRRTPVDFRMGGNEDGRGLGERLAIDPNDTRILYYGSRHDGLQRSTDGGLSWRRVNSFPVRGLGPDLNGPTHGGLSFVIFDPASGTPGAGSRIILVGVADPGGPRLFRSTDAGASWAAVEGGPRPELSAAKAELDDRGVLFLTCCLGIGPNGVSDGQVWRLDTKTDQWRDITPPRPLGGFMGVAIDRTKPGVVMVSTMNRWQPGDTLWRSIDDGRSWNSLREQARRDVSATPYLYWGNDEPDFGWWLAALAIDPFNGDRAVYATGATVYATINLSEADHRRATDWTPWVEGIEQTAVITLVSPPTGPHLLTGFGDISGFAHEDLDRSPDLQFTTPVFANTNQIDYAGRAPQIVVRSGTPHEGVGSDGHDGSTIAWSEDAGRSWKPLGRPRPAGPAEVSSHPRMDLYRDAPITVTADGSTFVLATPQVMWSADRGVGWRPSQGLPPLMRPVADRVDPGLLYALDFSNGGWFVSTDGARSFAQIASRGLPADLNPDRATWREQAWPLKATPRHEGDLWFLSQSGLFRSRNAGQSFDRIATDLSVEMMDFGRSPPGKTYPALFAIGTRGDVRGVWRSDDEGVSWIRVNDARHEYARRFRAIAGDPRVFGRVYVATDGRGVVYGEPEAQS; encoded by the coding sequence ATGACGGACGGGAAACGCGGTTTCACACGGAGAGAGGCGGCCGCGTTCGCTGCGGCGACACCCCTGCTGGCGGGCGCGGCGCCGCCGGAGGCGCCCGCAGCCTATCGCTGGCGGAACGTGAAGGTCGGTGCGGGCGGCTTCATCCCCGGCATCGTCTTCAGCCGCGTCGAACGCGATCTGGCCTATGCCCGCTCCGACATGGGGGGCGCCTATCGCTGGGACTCCGGTCAGTCGCGCTGGCTGCCGCTGCAGGACGACACCCCGATCCCGAATGACTACGGCGTCGAGAGCATCGCGCCCGATCCGGTCGATGCGAATGTGGTTCACGCCGCCGTCGGCGTCAGCCGCCACGCCCCGGCGGCCATGCTGCGCTCGGAAGATCGCGGCACGACCTGGCGCCGCACGCCTGTCGACTTCCGCATGGGCGGCAATGAAGACGGACGCGGCCTGGGCGAACGTCTGGCCATCGACCCGAACGACACCCGCATCCTCTACTACGGCTCGCGCCATGACGGCTTGCAACGCAGCACCGACGGCGGGTTGAGCTGGCGACGGGTGAACAGCTTTCCCGTTCGCGGCCTTGGACCGGACCTGAACGGCCCCACGCACGGCGGACTGTCCTTTGTCATCTTCGACCCTGCCAGCGGAACCCCCGGCGCGGGCTCGCGCATCATTCTGGTCGGGGTAGCCGATCCCGGCGGGCCACGACTGTTCCGATCAACCGACGCAGGCGCCAGTTGGGCGGCGGTCGAAGGCGGCCCTCGCCCCGAGCTGTCCGCCGCCAAGGCGGAACTCGATGATCGTGGCGTCCTGTTCCTGACCTGCTGCCTCGGCATCGGCCCCAACGGCGTCAGCGACGGGCAGGTCTGGCGGCTGGATACGAAGACCGACCAATGGCGCGACATCACCCCGCCCCGTCCACTGGGCGGCTTCATGGGCGTGGCGATTGATCGGACCAAGCCGGGCGTCGTCATGGTCTCGACCATGAACCGCTGGCAGCCCGGCGACACCCTGTGGCGCTCGATCGACGACGGCCGCAGCTGGAACAGCCTCCGCGAACAGGCGCGTCGCGACGTCAGCGCCACCCCCTATCTCTACTGGGGCAATGACGAACCGGATTTCGGCTGGTGGCTGGCGGCCCTGGCCATAGACCCCTTCAACGGCGACCGGGCCGTCTATGCGACCGGCGCCACCGTCTACGCGACCATCAATCTGTCCGAGGCCGACCATCGCCGCGCGACCGACTGGACGCCCTGGGTCGAGGGGATAGAGCAGACGGCGGTTATCACCCTTGTCAGCCCCCCGACCGGACCGCACCTGCTGACCGGGTTCGGAGACATCTCCGGCTTCGCTCACGAAGATCTGGATCGATCACCGGACCTGCAATTCACCACCCCGGTCTTCGCCAACACCAACCAGATTGATTACGCCGGTCGCGCGCCGCAGATCGTGGTGCGCAGCGGCACCCCACACGAGGGGGTCGGATCGGACGGGCATGACGGCTCGACCATCGCCTGGTCGGAGGATGCCGGCCGCAGCTGGAAGCCTTTGGGGCGCCCCCGCCCGGCGGGGCCCGCAGAAGTCTCCAGCCATCCCCGGATGGACCTGTACCGGGATGCGCCGATCACGGTGACGGCCGACGGGTCGACCTTCGTGCTGGCCACGCCTCAGGTGATGTGGTCCGCCGACAGGGGCGTCGGCTGGCGGCCATCGCAAGGGCTGCCCCCACTGATGCGCCCGGTCGCCGACCGGGTCGATCCGGGCCTGCTGTATGCGCTCGACTTCTCGAACGGCGGCTGGTTCGTCAGCACGGACGGCGCGCGAAGCTTCGCGCAGATCGCCAGCCGGGGCCTGCCCGCTGATCTGAATCCCGACCGCGCCACCTGGCGGGAGCAGGCCTGGCCGCTGAAGGCCACGCCACGCCACGAGGGGGATCTGTGGTTCCTTTCGCAAAGTGGCCTGTTCCGCAGCCGCAACGCCGGACAGTCCTTCGACCGGATCGCGACGGACCTGTCGGTCGAGATGATGGACTTCGGTCGCTCGCCCCCCGGAAAGACCTACCCGGCCCTGTTCGCCATCGGCACGCGCGGCGACGTCCGGGGCGTGTGGCGCTCGGACGATGAGGGCGTCAGCTGGATCCGGGTCAATGACGCCCGGCATGAGTACGCCCGCCGCTTCCGAGCCATCGCGGGCGACCCACGCGTCTTCGGGCGGGTCTATGTCGCCACGGACGGTCGCGGCGTGGTCTATGGGGAACCGGAGGCGCAATCGTGA
- a CDS encoding 2-dehydro-3-deoxygalactonokinase has translation MSTATALIGVDWGSSNLRVFRMGAEGTVLDRRADGRGASTLASHQFADVLTEVAADWLAEDLPVIVCGMAGARGRWLEAPYAPCPAGLDDIASYAVTPADAPEVRILPGVAVWRDGCLDDVMRGEETQLFGLDAGFDRVIAPGTHSKWARLESGRIVDFSTHMTGELFAALSVSPSFVGGVAGTDDAAFEAGVLAGLEDGPLGQSLFGTRVGMLAGRVAPTGLQDYLSGMLIGAEIAGEAREGLTGRIALLGAPALVTRYRQALALAGLGDVAVADVDAATAAGLWRTWKAMR, from the coding sequence ATGAGTACAGCGACAGCCCTGATCGGCGTGGACTGGGGGTCCAGCAATCTGCGGGTCTTCCGCATGGGCGCGGAGGGAACAGTTCTGGATCGCCGCGCGGACGGGCGAGGAGCCTCGACCTTGGCGTCCCATCAGTTCGCCGATGTCCTGACCGAAGTCGCCGCCGACTGGCTGGCGGAAGATTTGCCGGTCATCGTCTGCGGCATGGCGGGCGCGCGTGGCCGGTGGCTGGAGGCGCCCTATGCGCCCTGTCCCGCCGGTCTGGACGACATCGCCAGTTATGCGGTGACGCCCGCCGATGCACCCGAGGTCCGCATTCTGCCCGGGGTGGCGGTGTGGCGTGACGGCTGTCTGGACGACGTCATGCGCGGCGAAGAGACCCAGTTGTTCGGTCTGGACGCCGGGTTTGATCGCGTCATTGCACCGGGCACCCACAGCAAGTGGGCGCGGCTGGAAAGCGGACGCATCGTCGATTTCAGCACCCATATGACCGGCGAACTGTTCGCCGCGCTGAGCGTCAGTCCTTCGTTCGTCGGCGGGGTTGCCGGAACCGACGACGCGGCCTTCGAGGCAGGTGTTCTGGCAGGTCTGGAGGACGGTCCTCTGGGGCAAAGCCTGTTCGGGACCCGTGTCGGCATGCTGGCCGGGCGCGTTGCGCCGACGGGTTTGCAGGACTACCTGTCCGGCATGTTGATCGGCGCCGAGATCGCGGGCGAGGCGCGTGAGGGCCTGACCGGGCGGATCGCCCTGCTCGGCGCCCCGGCGCTGGTCACCCGGTATCGACAGGCGTTGGCGCTGGCCGGACTTGGGGATGTGGCGGTCGCGGACGTGGATGCGGCCACCGCCGCCGGTCTGTGGCGAACGTGGAAGGCGATGCGATGA
- a CDS encoding 2-dehydro-3-deoxy-6-phosphogalactonate aldolase — protein MTAKILERLDALPLVAILRGLTPEDAVDVGEALLAAGFTCLEVPLNSPRPLESIRLLREALGDRAVVGAGTVLTPGAVRDVVKARGQIIISPNADADVIRETIAVDALSMPGVFTATEAFAALKAGAQVLKLFPSEIAGPAGLKALRAVLPVDQRLYAVGGVTPDNLAGWKAAGASGFGIGGALFKPGMTASDVGERARAFVSAWNATQG, from the coding sequence ATGACTGCGAAAATTCTGGAGCGTCTCGACGCCCTGCCTCTGGTGGCCATCCTGCGCGGACTGACGCCGGAGGACGCTGTCGATGTCGGCGAGGCCCTGCTGGCGGCGGGCTTCACCTGCCTCGAGGTGCCGCTGAACTCGCCCCGTCCGCTGGAGAGCATCCGCCTGCTGCGCGAGGCGCTTGGCGATCGCGCGGTGGTCGGCGCGGGCACGGTCCTGACGCCCGGTGCGGTCCGGGATGTCGTCAAGGCGAGGGGCCAGATCATCATTTCCCCCAACGCCGACGCCGATGTGATCCGCGAGACCATCGCGGTCGACGCCCTGTCCATGCCCGGCGTCTTCACCGCCACCGAGGCGTTCGCCGCGCTGAAGGCCGGGGCGCAGGTGCTGAAGCTGTTTCCGTCCGAGATCGCCGGCCCGGCCGGGCTGAAGGCCTTGCGCGCGGTCTTGCCGGTGGATCAGCGACTCTATGCTGTCGGAGGTGTGACGCCGGACAATCTGGCGGGCTGGAAAGCGGCGGGCGCATCGGGCTTCGGCATCGGTGGGGCGCTGTTCAAACCGGGCATGACCGCATCGGATGTCGGAGAGCGGGCGCGCGCCTTCGTGAGCGCATGGAACGCGACGCAGGGCTAG
- a CDS encoding alkaline phosphatase family protein — protein MIRVPTTFVAAAALMALGGCATVQSWLPKGEAQAASTVAPAPAAVTESTSRPTVVVTIVIDQFSANLFNQYRDNFSGGLATLAQQGRVHANGFQQHGLTETCPGHSTVLTGMNPARTGIPANDWIDPATGKEVYCLFAPQNHLAHGDDTTDNGVVGPEQLQATTLADWLKTASPQSRVYAVSGKDRGAINLNGHLGDGAFWYTDGFGFTTYVEPGQMAQDRLQPVAALNSRIAERLRVTPPHWTIQHDACRGLDGQWMINGRTFNSSLPPENLKLDTSPMLDELTLEAATELLETKQLGRRGVVDMLGVSLSGTDRIGHTFGTQGPEMCEQMYRLDAALGQFLQRLPQGAIVVLTADHGGSDFVERLAVRGYPHAHRFDVRRLAAINETLKAQFGLADNPLASGGSGLVVGDKDLKGLPEPLRTRVVEAALPLLRANPDIAFAESREVLLAESTPPADLTPDLMTVRQRMRLSTVAGRSPDIVIALSENVVTGGRVGATIANHGTPWDYDRRVPIIFWWPGAEGQERFLPIRTIDIAPTLAPIIGVQAPAGLDGRCIDLQAPGGSTCPTGR, from the coding sequence GTGATCCGAGTCCCCACGACCTTTGTCGCCGCCGCCGCCCTGATGGCTCTGGGCGGGTGCGCCACAGTCCAGAGCTGGCTGCCGAAGGGAGAGGCGCAAGCGGCGTCCACCGTCGCCCCCGCACCGGCTGCTGTCACGGAATCGACCTCCCGCCCGACGGTGGTGGTGACTATCGTCATCGACCAGTTCAGCGCCAATCTTTTCAACCAGTATCGGGACAACTTCAGCGGCGGGCTGGCGACGCTGGCGCAGCAGGGGCGGGTCCATGCCAACGGCTTCCAGCAGCACGGCCTCACCGAGACCTGCCCCGGCCACTCCACGGTCCTGACCGGTATGAACCCGGCCCGCACCGGCATTCCGGCCAACGACTGGATAGATCCGGCGACGGGCAAGGAAGTCTACTGCCTGTTCGCGCCCCAGAACCATCTGGCCCATGGCGATGACACCACAGACAACGGCGTCGTCGGTCCGGAGCAACTTCAGGCCACGACCCTGGCGGACTGGCTGAAGACCGCCAGCCCGCAGAGCCGGGTCTATGCCGTGTCGGGCAAGGATCGCGGGGCGATCAATCTGAACGGCCATCTCGGCGACGGCGCCTTCTGGTATACGGACGGCTTTGGCTTCACGACCTATGTGGAGCCGGGCCAGATGGCGCAGGATCGCCTGCAGCCCGTCGCCGCCCTGAACAGCCGGATCGCCGAACGTCTGCGGGTCACGCCGCCGCACTGGACGATCCAGCACGACGCCTGCCGTGGCTTGGACGGTCAGTGGATGATCAACGGCCGGACCTTCAACTCGTCCCTGCCTCCGGAAAACCTGAAGCTGGACACCTCGCCCATGCTGGATGAGCTGACGCTGGAGGCCGCGACCGAGCTGCTGGAGACGAAGCAACTGGGCCGTCGCGGCGTGGTGGATATGCTGGGCGTCAGCCTGTCGGGCACGGACCGCATCGGACACACCTTCGGCACCCAGGGGCCGGAGATGTGTGAGCAGATGTATCGTCTGGACGCCGCTCTCGGGCAGTTCCTGCAGCGCCTGCCGCAGGGCGCGATCGTGGTGCTGACCGCCGATCATGGCGGCTCGGACTTCGTCGAGCGTCTGGCTGTGCGTGGCTATCCTCACGCCCACCGTTTCGACGTCCGCCGTCTGGCCGCGATCAATGAAACGCTGAAGGCGCAGTTCGGTCTGGCCGACAATCCGCTGGCGTCGGGCGGCAGTGGGCTGGTGGTCGGCGACAAGGATCTGAAGGGCCTGCCCGAGCCGCTGCGCACCCGCGTGGTCGAGGCCGCCCTGCCGCTGCTGCGCGCCAATCCGGATATCGCCTTCGCCGAAAGCCGTGAGGTCCTGCTGGCCGAGTCCACGCCGCCCGCCGACCTGACCCCGGACCTGATGACCGTGCGCCAGCGCATGCGTCTGTCGACCGTCGCGGGTCGTTCGCCGGACATCGTCATCGCTCTGAGCGAGAACGTCGTGACCGGCGGTCGTGTGGGCGCGACAATCGCCAACCACGGCACGCCCTGGGATTATGATCGCCGCGTGCCGATCATCTTCTGGTGGCCGGGCGCGGAGGGTCAGGAGCGGTTCCTGCCCATCCGCACCATCGACATCGCCCCGACCCTGGCGCCGATCATCGGCGTGCAGGCTCCGGCGGGGCTGGATGGCCGCTGCATCGACCTGCAGGCGCCCGGCGGCTCCACCTGTCCGACGGGCCGGTGA
- the pyk gene encoding pyruvate kinase, with amino-acid sequence MNRARRARIVATLGPASRAPGTVKALAQAGVDVFRLNFSHGSHEDHAAALKAVRGAEMALKRPLGVLADLQGPKLRLGRFADVEIDVAPGHKMRFDLDPTPGDATRVQMPHPEIFRALRTGMLLLLDDGRVRLRVGERTDEWADVTVESGSKLSDRKGVAVPEAVIPVSALTPKDREDLAFALRIGVDWVALSFVQKAEDMAELKQLVKGRAACLAKIEKPQALEQLESILDYCDGVMVARGDLGVELEPEEVPVAQKQIIRAARDRGVPVIVATQMLESMTSAPAPTRAEASDVANAAYEGADALMLSAETASGQYPLEAVSVMSRIIERVESDPLWPSLMDAEHAGMHDFDADALVAAARKAAEAQSTACIVVFTTLGGTARRMARERPLQPVLALTPNPDTARRLALVWGLETRLGKEPTSLEDVTEDAVNSAMTYGLAEPGQRILILAGTPFGAPGAANLLRLAHAPTKKGGKGRA; translated from the coding sequence ATGAACAGAGCCCGGCGCGCCCGTATTGTCGCCACCCTTGGACCCGCCAGTCGGGCCCCCGGGACGGTGAAGGCGCTCGCCCAAGCGGGTGTGGACGTCTTTCGCCTGAACTTCAGCCACGGCTCGCATGAAGATCACGCCGCCGCCCTGAAGGCCGTGCGCGGTGCCGAGATGGCGCTGAAGCGTCCGCTGGGCGTTCTGGCTGACCTGCAGGGGCCCAAGCTGCGGCTGGGCCGCTTCGCTGACGTCGAGATCGACGTGGCGCCGGGGCACAAGATGCGCTTCGACCTCGACCCGACGCCGGGCGACGCGACGCGGGTGCAGATGCCGCACCCCGAAATCTTCCGGGCCCTGCGTACCGGCATGTTGCTGCTGCTGGATGACGGCCGGGTGCGGCTGCGCGTCGGCGAGCGCACGGATGAGTGGGCCGACGTCACGGTCGAGAGCGGCTCCAAGCTTTCGGACCGCAAGGGCGTGGCGGTGCCGGAGGCGGTGATCCCGGTCTCGGCCCTGACGCCCAAGGATCGCGAGGATCTGGCCTTCGCCCTGCGGATCGGGGTCGACTGGGTCGCCCTCAGCTTCGTTCAGAAGGCCGAGGACATGGCCGAGCTGAAGCAGCTGGTGAAGGGCAGGGCCGCCTGTCTGGCCAAGATCGAGAAGCCGCAGGCTCTGGAACAGCTGGAGAGCATTCTGGACTACTGCGACGGCGTCATGGTCGCCCGTGGCGATCTGGGCGTGGAGCTGGAGCCTGAAGAGGTGCCGGTCGCGCAGAAGCAGATCATCCGCGCCGCCCGCGACCGCGGCGTGCCGGTGATCGTCGCGACCCAGATGCTGGAATCGATGACCAGCGCCCCGGCGCCGACCCGGGCTGAAGCCTCCGACGTGGCCAACGCCGCCTATGAGGGCGCGGACGCCCTGATGCTTTCGGCCGAGACCGCCTCGGGCCAGTATCCGCTGGAGGCCGTCTCGGTGATGAGCCGGATCATCGAGCGGGTCGAGAGCGATCCCCTGTGGCCCAGCCTGATGGACGCTGAACATGCGGGCATGCACGACTTCGACGCCGACGCCCTCGTGGCCGCCGCGCGCAAGGCGGCGGAGGCCCAGTCGACGGCCTGTATCGTGGTCTTCACCACCCTTGGCGGGACGGCCCGGCGCATGGCCCGTGAGCGGCCGTTGCAGCCGGTGCTGGCTCTGACCCCGAACCCCGACACCGCCCGCCGTCTGGCTCTGGTCTGGGGGCTGGAGACGCGGCTGGGCAAGGAGCCGACCTCGCTGGAGGACGTCACCGAGGACGCCGTGAACAGCGCCATGACCTATGGTCTGGCCGAGCCCGGGCAGCGCATCCTGATCCTGGCGGGAACGCCCTTCGGCGCGCCGGGGGCTGCGAATCTGCTGCGTCTGGCCCATGCTCCGACGAAGAAGGGCGGCAAGGGGCGCGCCTGA
- a CDS encoding DNA adenine methylase, which translates to MIKYIGSKRALLGQVSAAVAALLPQGGAVCDLFSGSARVGHALKGQGFRVWSNDHNAYAHTLATAYVQADRQRWLERAEAVLTDLRAVKPEAGWFTKAFCEDARFFHPDNGAVIDAMRERIATLALEPELEAIALVALMEAADRVDSTAGLQMAYMKSWAPRALKPLELRMPDILPGVAGGPCKATHADAVAIAPEIEADLVYLDPPYNQHSYLGNYHCWESLVLWDKPETYGVANKRIDVKTRKSAFNSRPGIGPALESVIADLKAPNLVVSFNDEGYLSREQLVAMLSARGEVQVIEIARPRYVGARIGIHNPKGEKVGAVGRLRNVEYLFVVGERRIEIADAA; encoded by the coding sequence GTGATCAAGTACATCGGCTCCAAACGCGCCCTGCTGGGTCAGGTGTCGGCTGCGGTCGCCGCCCTGCTGCCGCAGGGGGGAGCTGTGTGCGACCTGTTCTCCGGCTCGGCCCGCGTGGGCCATGCGCTGAAGGGGCAGGGCTTCCGGGTCTGGTCCAATGACCACAATGCCTATGCGCATACCCTCGCCACCGCCTATGTGCAGGCGGATCGGCAGCGCTGGCTGGAACGGGCCGAGGCGGTTCTGACGGACCTGCGCGCGGTGAAGCCCGAGGCGGGCTGGTTCACCAAGGCCTTCTGCGAGGACGCCCGCTTCTTCCATCCCGACAACGGCGCCGTCATCGACGCCATGCGCGAGCGGATCGCGACGCTGGCGCTGGAGCCTGAGCTGGAGGCCATCGCGCTGGTGGCCCTGATGGAGGCGGCGGACCGGGTCGATTCCACGGCCGGTCTGCAGATGGCCTATATGAAGTCCTGGGCGCCGCGGGCGCTGAAGCCGCTGGAGCTGCGGATGCCCGACATCCTGCCGGGCGTGGCGGGCGGGCCGTGCAAGGCGACGCATGCGGATGCCGTCGCCATCGCGCCCGAGATCGAAGCCGATCTGGTCTATCTGGACCCGCCGTACAATCAGCATTCCTACCTCGGGAACTACCACTGCTGGGAAAGTCTGGTCCTGTGGGACAAGCCCGAGACCTATGGGGTGGCGAACAAGCGGATCGACGTGAAGACCCGCAAGAGCGCCTTCAACAGCCGCCCCGGTATCGGTCCGGCGCTGGAGAGCGTGATCGCCGATCTGAAGGCCCCCAATCTGGTCGTGTCCTTCAATGACGAGGGCTATCTGAGCCGGGAGCAACTGGTGGCCATGCTGTCCGCCCGGGGCGAGGTGCAGGTGATCGAGATCGCCCGGCCCCGCTACGTCGGCGCCCGCATCGGCATCCATAACCCCAAGGGGGAGAAGGTCGGGGCGGTCGGGCGACTGCGGAACGTCGAGTATCTGTTCGTGGTCGGCGAGCGCCGGATCGAGATCGCCGACGCCGCCTGA
- a CDS encoding ribonuclease HII, translating to MSSDRAFPTLALETLLAQSAGGLVCGVDEAGRGPWAGPVSAGAVILNPDDLPPGIDDSKALTGKRRAALEPEIKARAIAWGVGFASAREIEELNIIGATGLAMCRAIEAMAVQPVAALVDGNYRFPLPCPIQTVVKGDSLSLSIAAASILAKTARDRVMIEMDALYPAYGFARHKGYNAPIHAEALRLHGPCPEHRRTWGPVKALLEG from the coding sequence GTGAGTTCTGATCGCGCCTTCCCCACCCTGGCCCTCGAGACCCTGCTGGCCCAGTCCGCCGGCGGTCTGGTCTGTGGCGTGGACGAGGCCGGGCGTGGGCCTTGGGCCGGGCCGGTGTCCGCCGGTGCGGTGATCCTGAACCCCGACGACCTGCCGCCCGGCATCGACGACTCCAAGGCCCTGACCGGGAAGCGCCGCGCCGCGCTGGAGCCCGAGATCAAGGCCCGCGCCATCGCCTGGGGCGTCGGCTTCGCCTCGGCCCGCGAGATCGAGGAGCTGAACATCATCGGCGCAACGGGCCTCGCCATGTGCCGGGCCATCGAGGCCATGGCGGTCCAGCCGGTCGCGGCGCTGGTGGACGGGAACTACCGGTTCCCCCTGCCCTGCCCGATCCAGACGGTCGTCAAGGGCGACAGCCTGTCCCTATCGATCGCCGCGGCCTCGATCTTGGCCAAGACGGCGCGGGATCGAGTGATGATCGAGATGGACGCCCTCTACCCCGCCTACGGCTTCGCCCGGCACAAGGGCTACAACGCCCCGATCCACGCTGAGGCGCTCAGGCTGCACGGCCCCTGCCCCGAACACCGTCGGACATGGGGACCGGTGAAGGCGCTGCTTGAGGGCTAG
- a CDS encoding DNA-3-methyladenine glycosylase I gives MSLVMPTVVTSMQAVGMVNDHQTTCFRHKAVRDMARP, from the coding sequence ATGTCACTCGTTATGCCAACTGTAGTTACCTCGATGCAGGCGGTCGGCATGGTCAACGACCACCAGACGACCTGCTTCCGTCACAAGGCCGTCCGCGATATGGCCCGCCCGTGA
- a CDS encoding DNA-3-methyladenine glycosylase I, which translates to MTDSQTDGRCGWCGTTDALYIAYHDEEWGVPEYDPRALWEKLILDGFQAGLAWITILRKREGIRDAFDNFDPEKVAAYGEADIERLLNDPRIIRSRAKINAAIRGAQIWLEMRDNGEDFSAWLWSFVGGAPIQNDWSDFREAPVKTPESEAMARALKKRGFNFCGPVIVYAFMQATGLVNDHPRSCFRYEEIRAMGASRTFTAKA; encoded by the coding sequence ATGACCGACTCACAGACTGACGGCCGCTGCGGCTGGTGCGGGACCACCGACGCCCTCTACATCGCCTATCACGACGAGGAATGGGGCGTGCCCGAGTACGATCCGCGCGCCCTGTGGGAGAAGCTGATCCTCGACGGCTTTCAGGCCGGGCTGGCGTGGATCACCATTCTGAGGAAGCGCGAGGGCATCCGCGACGCCTTCGACAACTTCGACCCGGAGAAGGTCGCCGCCTATGGCGAGGCCGATATCGAGCGGCTGCTGAACGACCCGCGCATCATCCGTTCACGCGCCAAGATCAACGCGGCCATCCGCGGGGCGCAAATCTGGCTGGAGATGCGCGACAACGGCGAGGACTTCTCCGCCTGGCTCTGGTCCTTCGTCGGCGGCGCGCCGATCCAGAACGACTGGTCCGACTTCCGCGAGGCTCCGGTGAAGACGCCCGAGAGCGAGGCCATGGCCAGGGCGCTGAAGAAGCGCGGCTTCAACTTCTGCGGCCCGGTCATCGTCTATGCCTTCATGCAGGCCACAGGTCTCGTGAACGATCACCCGCGCTCATGCTTCCGCTATGAAGAAATCCGTGCGATGGGAGCCTCGCGGACGTTCACCGCCAAGGCCTGA
- a CDS encoding helix-turn-helix domain-containing protein codes for MGRTADYSRQSCTVAATLEVIGDPWTMLVIRDAFNGVSRFEQWQERLGVARNVLAARLKTLVQHGVLEPRLYSERPPRNEYVLTAKGKDLYGVLVTLHAWGAKHVYGEENAGLKMVHKDCGHDLNPRIACAHCNEIVKPRDIQLIHDRTRLTVGEVMPKDEVA; via the coding sequence ATGGGACGCACAGCCGACTACTCTCGCCAAAGCTGCACGGTGGCCGCCACTCTTGAGGTGATCGGCGACCCGTGGACGATGCTGGTCATTCGCGACGCCTTCAACGGCGTCAGCCGCTTCGAGCAGTGGCAGGAGCGTCTGGGCGTCGCCCGCAACGTGCTGGCCGCCCGGCTGAAAACTCTTGTCCAGCACGGCGTGCTTGAGCCCCGGCTTTATTCGGAGCGCCCGCCGCGCAACGAGTATGTCCTGACCGCCAAGGGCAAGGATCTGTACGGCGTTCTGGTGACCCTGCACGCCTGGGGCGCCAAGCATGTCTATGGCGAGGAGAACGCCGGGCTGAAGATGGTGCACAAGGACTGCGGCCACGACCTGAACCCCCGCATCGCCTGCGCCCATTGCAATGAGATCGTGAAGCCGCGTGACATCCAGCTGATCCACGACCGCACCCGCCTGACCGTGGGCGAGGTCATGCCCAAGGACGAGGTGGCCTGA
- a CDS encoding acyl-CoA thioesterase II, translated as MTQQTLDEALTLTPDGEGGLIAPMNGAFSNAPRMAPPERGSPFGGLMAALAAKAARESLGITTPLRTVATQFLIGAKFEPMSITSELLRGGRSASYVSIRAGQPERLAMTGLVTFGAPGDGPELRAASIIPPPLGDQPLTPLDPQFGPHFTDHVEHRFVGGIQLFGRNETDRMGVWMRTVDGKPLDEARLAFLLDATFPVYWTMLPAPPAISATADLRYDFFGPIPEDAAPDGWAYFEFVSRDSHGGWTVEDATAWAPDGRPLAVGRQLRKVLAQRPPKG; from the coding sequence ATGACGCAACAGACCCTCGATGAAGCCCTGACCCTGACCCCGGACGGCGAGGGCGGTCTGATCGCCCCGATGAACGGCGCCTTCTCCAACGCCCCGCGCATGGCGCCGCCCGAGCGGGGCTCGCCCTTCGGCGGGCTGATGGCGGCGCTGGCGGCCAAGGCGGCGCGCGAGAGCCTGGGCATCACCACCCCGCTGCGGACGGTGGCGACCCAGTTCCTCATCGGCGCGAAGTTCGAGCCGATGAGCATCACCAGCGAGCTGCTGCGCGGGGGCCGTTCGGCCTCCTATGTCTCGATCCGCGCCGGTCAGCCCGAACGGCTGGCCATGACCGGACTGGTCACCTTCGGCGCGCCGGGAGACGGGCCGGAACTGCGCGCCGCCTCGATCATACCGCCGCCCTTGGGCGACCAGCCCCTGACCCCGCTGGACCCGCAGTTCGGCCCGCACTTCACGGACCATGTCGAGCATCGCTTCGTCGGCGGCATCCAGCTGTTCGGTCGTAATGAGACGGATCGGATGGGGGTGTGGATGCGCACTGTCGACGGCAAGCCGCTGGATGAGGCGCGGCTGGCCTTCCTGCTGGACGCCACCTTCCCGGTCTACTGGACCATGCTGCCCGCCCCGCCGGCGATCTCGGCCACGGCGGACCTGCGCTACGACTTCTTCGGGCCGATCCCCGAGGACGCCGCGCCGGACGGCTGGGCCTATTTCGAGTTCGTCTCACGCGACAGCCACGGCGGCTGGACGGTCGAGGACGCCACCGCCTGGGCCCCGGACGGCCGCCCGCTGGCGGTGGGACGCCAGCTCAGGAAGGTGCTGGCGCAACGCCCGCCGAAGGGATGA